From Aspergillus chevalieri M1 DNA, chromosome 4, nearly complete sequence, a single genomic window includes:
- a CDS encoding uncharacterized protein (COG:S;~EggNog:ENOG410PTMK;~InterPro:IPR024630,IPR043069;~PFAM:PF12898), protein MPPPVRSAYAGGYNENTKRQLEQVTIPDKVKCVNCKKVRMQSMFSKRQLEYLRHGIVTQGARAVNGTGIAKCRTCVGGQTVELKCCICDKIKGLDEFAKAQRQFHDTARCLNCVQFITDTELVDEQKLIPESELTTQDTALTRSHFDDESVAATTNRLNITSLYARSGFSALEEDDDDLSIGGGVWVESESGNDENSLSKGKSRMYTGFAANGTAHHHVTDSQSGGYDSFYGNSNGQPHALKYQSAAAQVPNIRTGNTLPPPPLPKKKASNFAKVPGRRVPANEAPSMRVPESTAEAHHSDDDDNENGIEDFL, encoded by the exons ATGCCGCCCCCAGTGAGAAGCGCCTACGCCGGGGGCTACAACGAGAACACCAAGAGACA GCTCGAGCAGGTCACCATTCCAGACAA GGTTAAGTGCGTCAACTGCAAGAAGGTCCGCATGCAGAGCATGTTCTCCAAGCGCCAGCTCGAGTACCTGCGTCACGGTATTGTCACACAGGGTGCTCGTGCGGTCAACGGCACTGGTATCGCCAAGTGTCGCACCTGCGTTGGGGGCCAGACGGTCGAGCTCAAGTGCTGCATTTGTGATAAGATAAAGGGTCTGGATGAATTTGCGAAGGCTCAGCGTCAGTTCCACGATACCGCG AGATGCCTGAATTGTGTTCAGTTCATTACCGACACCGAGCTCGTGGACGAACAGAAACTCATCCCGGAAAGTGAGTTGACTACGCAGGACACTGCCTTGACTCGG TCCCACTTCGACGACGAATCCGTCGCTGCAACCACCAATCGCCTCAATATCACCAGCCTCTACGCCCGCAGCGGCTTCTCCGCCCTCGAAGAGGACGATGACGATCTCTCCATCGGTGGTGGCGTCTGGGTGGAATCGGAGTCCGGAAACGACGAGAACAGTCTCAGCAAGGGCAAGAGCCGCATGTACACCGGTTTCGCCGCTAATGGCACCGCCCATCATCATGTCACTGATTCCCAGTCAGGCGGATATGACTCCTTCTACGGCAATAGCAACGGCCAACCCCATGCACTGAAGTATCAGAGTGCCGCGGCTCAGGTTCCCAACATCAGGACCGGCAACACTCTGCCTCCTCCCCCGCttccgaagaagaaggcttcCAACTTTGCCAAAGTGCCG GGCCGCCGCGTGCCAGCCAACGAAGCTCCCTCCATGCGTGTCCCCGAGTCCACAGCCGAAGCTCACCAttctgatgatgatgataatgagaaCGGTATCGAGGATTTCCTGTAG